Proteins encoded in a region of the Sparus aurata chromosome 6, fSpaAur1.1, whole genome shotgun sequence genome:
- the iqsec1b gene encoding IQ motif and SEC7 domain-containing protein 1 isoform X7 → MLKFKAFCMDYWQFLCLQPLHGFYKSVEGDAPGSEVGASVDPSSGYSCIPVTHSGGLGPDHLDSQLYGHIFLPSHPRPRRPKLQHSQSILRKQAEEEAIKRSRSLSESYELSSDLQDKQVEMLERKYGGRFITRHAARTIQTAFRQYQMNKNFERLRSSMSENRMSRRIVLSNMRMQFSFEGPEKVHSSYFEGKQVSLTDDGTKIGALVQSEHSGEMGMQAKTPTTQSDFTDAITELEDAFSRQVKSLAESIDDALNCRSLHGDDNQSEPGRGHQDMDREVSCQVKPSHSASEHRKLDEMTASYSDVTLYIDEEELSPPLPLSQSVDRPSSTESDLRQRSLNSSQDYWSLAHKDEKGDTDTSCRSTPSLECQEQRLRVDHLPLLTIEPPSDSSVELSDRSDRSSLKRQNAYDRSLSNQQSSPKHIGHSLPPRGPSREEDATRHRPRQLEAHLAINGTANRQSKSESDFSDGDNDSINSTSNSNDTINCSSESSSRDSLREQTLSKQTYHKETRNSWDSPAFSNDIIRKRHYRIGLNLFNKKPEKGIQYLIERNFVPDTPVGVAHFLLQRKGLSRQMIGEFLGNRQKQFNRDVLDCVVDEMDFSAMELDEALRKFQAHIRVQGEAQKVERLIEAYSQRYCICNPGVVRQFRNPDTIFILAFAIILLNTDMYSPNVKPERKMKLEDFVKNLRGVDDGEDIPREMLVGIYERIRKRELKTNEDHVSQVQKVEKLIVGKKPIGSLHHGLGCVLSLPHRRLVCYCRLFEVPDPNKPQKLGLHQREIFLFNDLLVVTKIFQKKKNSVTYSFRQSFSLYGMQVLLFENQYYPNGVRLTSAIPGADIKVLINFNAPNPQDRKKFTDDLRESIAEVQEMEKYRIESELEKQKGVVRPSMSQSSGLKKDTGNGNLSRASLDDSYAIGEGLKRSALSSSLRDLSDAGKRGRRSSAGSLDSNMEGSIISSPHMRRRPPSSRDCPSRHSGQSLPSSASLLGSLFGTRRVKSPSPTPQPIHPTLISHSPHPTNLHHTARAETDTPVSMHHAQFCHVAQNPPPYHHHHHYHPPAHLQHPPHQFHPAPSHGQQAPYPPHSQHSHGSHSAHSSHPAHSSHHHGPPPAPTQATGSTKPKHSGISTVV, encoded by the exons tgtgGAAGGTGATGCTCCAGGCAGCGAGGTGGGCGCCTCTGTGGACCCCAGCAGCGGCTACAGTTGCATCCCAGTGACCCACAGCGGGGGGCTCGGCCCCGATCACCTGGACAGTCAGCTCTACGGACACATCTTCCTGCCCAGCCACCCGAGGCCGCGCCGACCCAAGCTTCAGCATTCACAGTCTATCCTCCGCAagcaggcagaggaggaggccaTCAAGCGCTCCCGCTCTCTGTCTGAGAGCTATGAGCTCTCATCAGACCTACAGGACAAGCAG GTGGAGATGCTAGAGCGCAAATATGGTGGGCGTTTCATAACCCGGCATGCAGCCCGCACCATCCAGACAGCCTTCCGCCAGTACCAGATGAACAAGAACTTTGAGCGTCTTAGAAGTTCTATGTCTGAGAACCGTATGTCCAGACGGATCGTCCTATCCAATATGAGAATGCAGTTTTCCTTTGAAGGGCCTGAAAAAGTCCACAGCTCCTATTTCGAGGGAAAGCAGGTCTCGCTAACAGATGATGGCACCAAAATTGGTGCGCTGGTGCAGTCAGAGCATAGTGGGGAAATGGGCATGCAGGCAAAGACTCCCACGACACAGAGTGACTTCACAGACGCTATAACAGAACTTGAAGATGCCTTCTCTAGGCAGGTCAAATCTCTAGCTGAGTCCATTGATGATGCTCTAAACTGTCGCAGTCTACATGGTGACGACAACCAGTCAGAGCCAGGGAGAGGTCACCAGGATATGGACAGGGAGGTCAGCTGCCAGGTTAAACCCTCCCACAGCGCTTCAGAACACCGCAAACTGGACGAGATGACGGCGTCTTACAGTGACGTCACCCTTTACATTGATGAAGAAGAATTGTCACCCCCACTACCCCTGTCTCAATCTGTCGACCGGCCCTCCAGCACAGAATCAGACTTGCGTCAGCGTTCCCTCAACTCTTCCCAGGACTACTGGTCACTGGCTCATAAGGATGAGAAAGGGGACACGGACACCAGTTGCCGCAGTACACCATCTCTGGAGTGCCAAGAGCAGCGCTTGCGGGTAGACCATCTACCCTTACTTACCATTGAGCCTCCAAGCGACAGCTCGGTGGAGCTGAGTGATCGTTCTGATCGCAGCTCTTTGAAGAGACAGAATGCCTATGATCGGAGCCTCAGCAACCAGCAGAGCAGCCCTAAACACATTGGCCACAGCCTTCCACCCCGGGGGCCTTCCAGAGAAGAAGATGCCACCCGCCATCGGCCAAGACAACTGGAGGCCCATCTGGCCATCAATGGCACTGCAAACCGGCAGAGCAAGTCAGAGTCTGATTTCTCTGACGGTGACAATGACAGCATCAACAGCACATCCAACTCCAATGACACCATCAACTGTAGCTCAGAGTCCTCATCCAGGGACAGCCTGAGGGAGCAGACGCTCAGCAAGCAAACGTACCACAAAGAGACACGCAACAGCTGGGACTCACCTGCATTCAGCAATGACATCATCCGCAAGAGGCACTACCGCATTGGCCTAAACCTCTTCAACAA GAAACCAGAAAAGGGCATCCAGTATCTGATTGAGCGGAACTTTGTTCCAGACACTCCAGTGGGTGTGGCCCACTTCCTGCTGCAGAGGAAAGGCTTGAGTAGACAGATGATTGGCGAGTTCCTGGGTAACAGACAGAAGCAGTTCAACCGTGATGTCCTTGA CTGTGTGGTGGATGAAATGGACTTCTCAGCAATGGAGCTGGACGAAGCACTCAGGAAATTTCAGGCGCACATCAGAGTGCAGGGAGAGGCTCAGAAGGTCGAGCGGCTGATAGAGGCGTACAG CCAACGCTACTGCATCTGCAACCCAGGCGTGGTGCGACAGTTCAGGAACCCTGACACCATCTTCATCCTGGCGTTTGCCATTATCCTCCTCAACACAGACATGTACAGCCCCAACGTTAAGCCTGAGAGGAAAATGAAGCTGGAAGACTTCGTTAAGAACCTTCGAG GAGTGGATGATGGGGAGGACATCCCCCGAGAGATGCTCGTAGGGATATATGAGCGGATTCGCAAGCGAGAGCTCAAGACTAATGAAGACCATGTGTCCCAGGTCCAGAAAGTGGAAAAACTCATTGTTGGAAAAAAGCCG ATTGGCTCCTTACACCATGGCCTGGGCTGT GTACTATCCCTTCCCCACAGGAGACTGGTCTGTTACTGCAGACTTTTTGAAGTGCCCGAccccaacaaaccacaaaaGTTGGGCCTGCACCAAAGGGAGATCTTCCTCTTTAATGACCTCCTGGTG GTCACTAAAATTTtccaaaagaagaagaactccGTGACGTACAGCTTCCGCCAGTCCTTCTCCCTTTATGGCATGCAAGTGCTGCTCTTTGAGAATCAGT ATTATCCCAACGGAGTCCGTCTGACCTCGGCCATTCCCGGAGCTGACATCAAAGTCCTCATCAACTTCAATGCACCCAATCCTCAGGACCGCAAAAAGTTCACTGACGATTTGCGAGAATCTATTGCTGAAGTCCAAGAGATGGAGAAGTACCGGATAGAAT CTGAGCTAGAGAAACAGAAGGGGGTGGTGAGGCCCAGCATGTCCCAGAGCTCAGGTTTAAAGAAGGACACGGGCAACGGTAACCTGAGCCGAGCAAGCCTCGACGACAGCTATGCCATTGGTGAAGGTTTGAAGAGGAGTGCCCTCAGCAGCTCCCTGCGAGACCTCTCGGATGCAG GCAAGCGTGGGAGACGCAGCAGTGCAGGATCACTAGACAGCAATATGGAA GGGTCCATCATTAGCAGTCCACACATGCGGCGGAGACCCCCCTCCAGCCGGGACTGCCCGTCCCGCCACAGTGGCCAGTCCCTGCCCAGCTCCGCTTCACTGCTTGGATCGTTGTTTGGCACCAGACGGGTGAAGTCCCCCAGCCCCACCCCACAGCCCATTCACCCCACACTCATTTCCCACTCCCCTCACCCCACCAACCTGCACCACACTGCGCGAGCGGAGACAGACACACCGGTCTCCATGCACCACGCCCAGTTCTGCCACGTGGCCCAGAACCCCCCGCcttaccaccaccaccaccactaccaccCGCCGGCCCACTTGCAGCACCCTCCGCACCAGTTCCACCCGGCCCCGTCTCACGGCCAGCAGGCTCCCTACCCGCCTCACTCGCAGCACAGCCACGGGAGTCACTCAGCACACTCCTCCCACCCGGCTCACAGCTCCCACCACCACGGCCCGCCGCCGGCACCCACCCAGGCAACCGGAAGCACCAAGCCCAAGCACAGTGGCATCAGCACGGTGGTGTGA
- the iqsec1b gene encoding IQ motif and SEC7 domain-containing protein 1 isoform X6, with the protein MEGQRGFYEMENPTENPSKAAEYLKELNKIIETQQGLLEKQRVRIDELELQVTDLCKENACLKDQHQRHLATCRLQQGNHSTLGAIKENVMQENVEGDAPGSEVGASVDPSSGYSCIPVTHSGGLGPDHLDSQLYGHIFLPSHPRPRRPKLQHSQSILRKQAEEEAIKRSRSLSESYELSSDLQDKQVEMLERKYGGRFITRHAARTIQTAFRQYQMNKNFERLRSSMSENRMSRRIVLSNMRMQFSFEGPEKVHSSYFEGKQVSLTDDGTKIGALVQSEHSGEMGMQAKTPTTQSDFTDAITELEDAFSRQVKSLAESIDDALNCRSLHGDDNQSEPGRGHQDMDREVSCQVKPSHSASEHRKLDEMTASYSDVTLYIDEEELSPPLPLSQSVDRPSSTESDLRQRSLNSSQDYWSLAHKDEKGDTDTSCRSTPSLECQEQRLRVDHLPLLTIEPPSDSSVELSDRSDRSSLKRQNAYDRSLSNQQSSPKHIGHSLPPRGPSREEDATRHRPRQLEAHLAINGTANRQSKSESDFSDGDNDSINSTSNSNDTINCSSESSSRDSLREQTLSKQTYHKETRNSWDSPAFSNDIIRKRHYRIGLNLFNKKPEKGIQYLIERNFVPDTPVGVAHFLLQRKGLSRQMIGEFLGNRQKQFNRDVLDCVVDEMDFSAMELDEALRKFQAHIRVQGEAQKVERLIEAYSQRYCICNPGVVRQFRNPDTIFILAFAIILLNTDMYSPNVKPERKMKLEDFVKNLRGVDDGEDIPREMLVGIYERIRKRELKTNEDHVSQVQKVEKLIVGKKPIGSLHHGLGCVLSLPHRRLVCYCRLFEVPDPNKPQKLGLHQREIFLFNDLLVVTKIFQKKKNSVTYSFRQSFSLYGMQVLLFENQYYPNGVRLTSAIPGADIKVLINFNAPNPQDRKKFTDDLRESIAEVQEMEKYRIESELEKQKGVVRPSMSQSSGLKKDTGNGNLSRASLDDSYAIGEGLKRSALSSSLRDLSDAGKRGRRSSAGSLDSNMEGSIISSPHMRRRPPSSRDCPSRHSGQSLPSSASLLGSLFGTRRVKSPSPTPQPIHPTLISHSPHPTNLHHTARAETDTPVSMHHAQFCHVAQNPPPYHHHHHYHPPAHLQHPPHQFHPAPSHGQQAPYPPHSQHSHGSHSAHSSHPAHSSHHHGPPPAPTQATGSTKPKHSGISTVV; encoded by the exons tgtgGAAGGTGATGCTCCAGGCAGCGAGGTGGGCGCCTCTGTGGACCCCAGCAGCGGCTACAGTTGCATCCCAGTGACCCACAGCGGGGGGCTCGGCCCCGATCACCTGGACAGTCAGCTCTACGGACACATCTTCCTGCCCAGCCACCCGAGGCCGCGCCGACCCAAGCTTCAGCATTCACAGTCTATCCTCCGCAagcaggcagaggaggaggccaTCAAGCGCTCCCGCTCTCTGTCTGAGAGCTATGAGCTCTCATCAGACCTACAGGACAAGCAG GTGGAGATGCTAGAGCGCAAATATGGTGGGCGTTTCATAACCCGGCATGCAGCCCGCACCATCCAGACAGCCTTCCGCCAGTACCAGATGAACAAGAACTTTGAGCGTCTTAGAAGTTCTATGTCTGAGAACCGTATGTCCAGACGGATCGTCCTATCCAATATGAGAATGCAGTTTTCCTTTGAAGGGCCTGAAAAAGTCCACAGCTCCTATTTCGAGGGAAAGCAGGTCTCGCTAACAGATGATGGCACCAAAATTGGTGCGCTGGTGCAGTCAGAGCATAGTGGGGAAATGGGCATGCAGGCAAAGACTCCCACGACACAGAGTGACTTCACAGACGCTATAACAGAACTTGAAGATGCCTTCTCTAGGCAGGTCAAATCTCTAGCTGAGTCCATTGATGATGCTCTAAACTGTCGCAGTCTACATGGTGACGACAACCAGTCAGAGCCAGGGAGAGGTCACCAGGATATGGACAGGGAGGTCAGCTGCCAGGTTAAACCCTCCCACAGCGCTTCAGAACACCGCAAACTGGACGAGATGACGGCGTCTTACAGTGACGTCACCCTTTACATTGATGAAGAAGAATTGTCACCCCCACTACCCCTGTCTCAATCTGTCGACCGGCCCTCCAGCACAGAATCAGACTTGCGTCAGCGTTCCCTCAACTCTTCCCAGGACTACTGGTCACTGGCTCATAAGGATGAGAAAGGGGACACGGACACCAGTTGCCGCAGTACACCATCTCTGGAGTGCCAAGAGCAGCGCTTGCGGGTAGACCATCTACCCTTACTTACCATTGAGCCTCCAAGCGACAGCTCGGTGGAGCTGAGTGATCGTTCTGATCGCAGCTCTTTGAAGAGACAGAATGCCTATGATCGGAGCCTCAGCAACCAGCAGAGCAGCCCTAAACACATTGGCCACAGCCTTCCACCCCGGGGGCCTTCCAGAGAAGAAGATGCCACCCGCCATCGGCCAAGACAACTGGAGGCCCATCTGGCCATCAATGGCACTGCAAACCGGCAGAGCAAGTCAGAGTCTGATTTCTCTGACGGTGACAATGACAGCATCAACAGCACATCCAACTCCAATGACACCATCAACTGTAGCTCAGAGTCCTCATCCAGGGACAGCCTGAGGGAGCAGACGCTCAGCAAGCAAACGTACCACAAAGAGACACGCAACAGCTGGGACTCACCTGCATTCAGCAATGACATCATCCGCAAGAGGCACTACCGCATTGGCCTAAACCTCTTCAACAA GAAACCAGAAAAGGGCATCCAGTATCTGATTGAGCGGAACTTTGTTCCAGACACTCCAGTGGGTGTGGCCCACTTCCTGCTGCAGAGGAAAGGCTTGAGTAGACAGATGATTGGCGAGTTCCTGGGTAACAGACAGAAGCAGTTCAACCGTGATGTCCTTGA CTGTGTGGTGGATGAAATGGACTTCTCAGCAATGGAGCTGGACGAAGCACTCAGGAAATTTCAGGCGCACATCAGAGTGCAGGGAGAGGCTCAGAAGGTCGAGCGGCTGATAGAGGCGTACAG CCAACGCTACTGCATCTGCAACCCAGGCGTGGTGCGACAGTTCAGGAACCCTGACACCATCTTCATCCTGGCGTTTGCCATTATCCTCCTCAACACAGACATGTACAGCCCCAACGTTAAGCCTGAGAGGAAAATGAAGCTGGAAGACTTCGTTAAGAACCTTCGAG GAGTGGATGATGGGGAGGACATCCCCCGAGAGATGCTCGTAGGGATATATGAGCGGATTCGCAAGCGAGAGCTCAAGACTAATGAAGACCATGTGTCCCAGGTCCAGAAAGTGGAAAAACTCATTGTTGGAAAAAAGCCG ATTGGCTCCTTACACCATGGCCTGGGCTGT GTACTATCCCTTCCCCACAGGAGACTGGTCTGTTACTGCAGACTTTTTGAAGTGCCCGAccccaacaaaccacaaaaGTTGGGCCTGCACCAAAGGGAGATCTTCCTCTTTAATGACCTCCTGGTG GTCACTAAAATTTtccaaaagaagaagaactccGTGACGTACAGCTTCCGCCAGTCCTTCTCCCTTTATGGCATGCAAGTGCTGCTCTTTGAGAATCAGT ATTATCCCAACGGAGTCCGTCTGACCTCGGCCATTCCCGGAGCTGACATCAAAGTCCTCATCAACTTCAATGCACCCAATCCTCAGGACCGCAAAAAGTTCACTGACGATTTGCGAGAATCTATTGCTGAAGTCCAAGAGATGGAGAAGTACCGGATAGAAT CTGAGCTAGAGAAACAGAAGGGGGTGGTGAGGCCCAGCATGTCCCAGAGCTCAGGTTTAAAGAAGGACACGGGCAACGGTAACCTGAGCCGAGCAAGCCTCGACGACAGCTATGCCATTGGTGAAGGTTTGAAGAGGAGTGCCCTCAGCAGCTCCCTGCGAGACCTCTCGGATGCAG GCAAGCGTGGGAGACGCAGCAGTGCAGGATCACTAGACAGCAATATGGAA GGGTCCATCATTAGCAGTCCACACATGCGGCGGAGACCCCCCTCCAGCCGGGACTGCCCGTCCCGCCACAGTGGCCAGTCCCTGCCCAGCTCCGCTTCACTGCTTGGATCGTTGTTTGGCACCAGACGGGTGAAGTCCCCCAGCCCCACCCCACAGCCCATTCACCCCACACTCATTTCCCACTCCCCTCACCCCACCAACCTGCACCACACTGCGCGAGCGGAGACAGACACACCGGTCTCCATGCACCACGCCCAGTTCTGCCACGTGGCCCAGAACCCCCCGCcttaccaccaccaccaccactaccaccCGCCGGCCCACTTGCAGCACCCTCCGCACCAGTTCCACCCGGCCCCGTCTCACGGCCAGCAGGCTCCCTACCCGCCTCACTCGCAGCACAGCCACGGGAGTCACTCAGCACACTCCTCCCACCCGGCTCACAGCTCCCACCACCACGGCCCGCCGCCGGCACCCACCCAGGCAACCGGAAGCACCAAGCCCAAGCACAGTGGCATCAGCACGGTGGTGTGA